A single window of Martelella sp. NC20 DNA harbors:
- a CDS encoding inositol monophosphatase family protein, with the protein MARSALLNVMVQAALKAGRSLTRDFGEVQNLQVSVKGPSDFVTQADLKAEKIVHTELMRARPTYGFLGEEGGEEKGSDGQHRWIVDPLDGTTNFLHGIPQFAVSIALERSGEIVAGVIFNPALDELFVAEKGGGAFCNDRRIRVSARRKLSDAVIGCGVPHLGRGHHGKFLVELRHVMGEVAGIRRLGAASLDLAYVAAGRMDGFWEEGLNAWDMAAGLIMIREAGGFVSDMKGGQQCIETGSVIAGNEMIRIALHDQVQRRLEK; encoded by the coding sequence ATGGCCCGTTCAGCTCTTCTCAACGTCATGGTGCAGGCTGCCCTTAAAGCCGGGCGCTCCCTGACGCGCGATTTCGGGGAGGTTCAGAACCTGCAGGTTTCGGTCAAGGGCCCGTCCGATTTCGTCACCCAGGCGGACCTGAAAGCCGAAAAGATCGTGCATACCGAACTGATGCGGGCCCGGCCGACCTATGGCTTTCTGGGCGAGGAAGGCGGCGAGGAGAAGGGCAGCGACGGCCAGCACCGCTGGATCGTCGATCCGCTCGACGGCACCACCAATTTCCTGCACGGCATTCCCCAGTTCGCCGTCTCGATCGCGCTTGAGCGTTCCGGCGAAATCGTCGCCGGCGTGATCTTCAACCCCGCGCTCGACGAGTTGTTCGTGGCCGAAAAGGGCGGCGGCGCGTTCTGCAACGACCGTCGCATCCGGGTCTCGGCGCGCAGGAAGCTCTCCGATGCGGTGATCGGCTGCGGTGTTCCCCATCTCGGCCGCGGCCACCACGGCAAGTTCCTGGTCGAACTGCGCCACGTGATGGGAGAGGTCGCCGGCATCCGTCGTCTCGGCGCGGCATCGCTCGATCTCGCCTATGTCGCCGCCGGCCGCATGGACGGTTTCTGGGAAGAGGGGCTCAATGCCTGGGACATGGCGGCGGGCCTGATCATGATCCGCGAGGCCGGCGGTTTCGTCTCCGACATGAAGGGCGGTCAGCAATGCATCGAAACCGGCAGCGTCATTGCCGGCAACGAGATGATCCGCATCGCGCTTCACGATCAGGTCCAGCGTCGCCTCGAAAAATAG
- a CDS encoding flagellar motor protein MotA: protein MANMSDFELEHDDRRAPPRPGYALKMSSPMSFVWTMVIFLILIGFCVAILYRQAHTAFMTNPGLNGLILGVLLIGILMVFTQVLALRREVAWLNSFRAAGSADRVGRDPKLLAPMRALIGSRQTMALSTNSLRSILDSIATRLDEQRDTSRYLVGLLVFLGLLGTFWGLLNTIGSIGDIIQNLDPNAGDSSDVLDALKAGLAGPLSGMGTAFSSSLLGLSGSLVLGFLDLQAGRAQNRFYMELENWLSSVTDVTSDLAPALEGVASGSSEQFEIIAEELRRIAENGAGASSVPAMAQLAEGIQGVVKNMRNEQQMLRDWIEAQQEESQELRRTLQRLTDKLGDR, encoded by the coding sequence TTGGCGAATATGTCGGATTTCGAACTCGAGCATGATGACCGGCGCGCCCCGCCGCGTCCGGGCTACGCGCTGAAAATGTCGAGCCCGATGTCCTTTGTCTGGACGATGGTCATCTTCCTGATCCTGATCGGCTTCTGCGTCGCCATACTCTACCGTCAGGCTCATACCGCGTTCATGACCAATCCCGGCCTCAACGGGCTGATCCTCGGCGTGTTGCTGATCGGCATCCTGATGGTGTTTACCCAGGTGCTGGCATTGCGCCGGGAGGTTGCCTGGCTCAATTCGTTCCGCGCCGCCGGCAGCGCCGACCGCGTCGGGCGCGACCCCAAACTGCTGGCGCCGATGCGCGCGCTGATCGGCAGCCGCCAGACCATGGCGCTTTCGACCAATTCGTTGCGCTCGATCCTCGATTCGATCGCCACCCGCCTCGATGAGCAGCGCGATACCTCGCGCTACCTCGTCGGCCTGCTCGTCTTCCTCGGCCTGCTCGGCACCTTCTGGGGCCTGCTCAACACGATCGGCTCGATCGGCGACATCATTCAGAACCTCGACCCGAACGCCGGCGATTCCTCCGATGTACTCGATGCCCTGAAGGCGGGCCTTGCGGGTCCGTTGTCGGGCATGGGCACGGCGTTCTCGTCCTCGCTGCTCGGCCTTTCCGGATCGCTCGTTCTCGGCTTTCTCGACCTTCAGGCCGGGCGCGCGCAGAACCGCTTCTACATGGAGCTCGAAAACTGGTTGTCGTCGGTGACCGACGTGACCTCCGACCTCGCTCCGGCGCTCGAGGGCGTTGCCAGCGGCTCCAGCGAGCAGTTCGAGATCATCGCGGAGGAACTGCGCCGGATCGCCGAAAACGGCGCGGGCGCAAGCTCGGTGCCGGCGATGGCGCAGCTTGCCGAGGGCATTCAGGGCGTCGTCAAGAACATGCGTAACGAGCAGCAGATGCTGCGCGACTGGATCGAGGCGCAGCAGGAGGAATCCCAGGAACTGCGCCGCACCCTGCAACGCCTGACAGACAAGCTCGGGGACCGCTGA